The following coding sequences lie in one Brettanomyces bruxellensis chromosome 6, complete sequence genomic window:
- a CDS encoding uncharacterized protein (BUSCO:EOG09263KZJ), giving the protein MPKVTTKSMRDQSRHVPLYKDIAAEKGNLRASGRKASKVSKKKGKAQNNEGKNQDEVTFDAASSRKILKLAKEQQEEIEQEEEDQANRKAASQFNLAGSDLESDEEEKEKDDEEVDEDYGEEEIEIQDADEQDMKLFESYFKPDAQTSTSAVAGSFNLADKILEKIREKEMEEQTKSQEEEQSQNVGDKEEPEQGEVFLPPRVIEAYEKVGESLSAWTHGKLPKLFKVLPSIKNWEDILYVTNPEKWTPNVVYEATRLFVSNLPSNKAQRFVSMVLYPRFRDNIEESEDHKLNYHLYMSLKKCIYKPAAFFKGFLFPLVEEQCTAREAMIVASILKKCSIPVQHASVALSWLLQRDFSPQATVFIRVLIEKKYALPYQTIDDLVFYFMKFRVITDQSSKDVMLDADDTFENSEQRKIKEAPQLPVVWHKALLAFAQRYKNDITEDQRDFLMEVIRQRGHKDMGPETRRELLAGKKRQDMESQKKVSEDDDIMSYF; this is encoded by the coding sequence ATGCCAAAGGTCACAACTAAGAGTATGAGAGACCAGTCTCGCCATGTTCCGCTTTACAAGGATATAGCggcagaaaaaggaaatctAAGAGCCTCTGGTAGAAAAGCTTCCAAAGTTTCcaagaagaaaggaaaagcacAGAACAACGAGGGGAAAAACCAGGATGAGGTCACATTTGATGCAGCATCATCCAGAAAGATTTTAAAGTTAGCTAAGGAGCAACAGGAGGAAATTGagcaggaagaagaggacCAAGCTAACCGGAAAGCTGCATCACAGTTTAACCTTGCAGGCTCTGACTTGGAATCcgatgaagaggaaaaagagaaagatgacgaggaagttgatgaagactatggagaagaagaaatagaaatacAAGATGCGGATGAACAGGATATGAAACTTTTCGAGTCGTATTTCAAGCCAGATGCCCAGACTTCAACTTCAGCTGTTGCTGGTAGTTTCAACTTGGCCGATaagattttggaaaaaatacGAGAGAAAGAGATGGAAGAACAGACAAAGAGTCAGGAAGAAGAGCAAAGTCAGAATGTGGGTGATAAGGAGGAGCCAGAGCAGGGTGAggtctttcttcctcctaGAGTGATTGAAGCTTATGAAAAGGTTGGTGAAAGTTTGAGTGCCTGGACTCATGGAAAACTACCTAAGTTGTTTAAAGTTCTACCATCCATCAAGAACTGGGAGGATATTTTATACGTGACAAATCCAGAAAAGTGGACCCCAAATGTGGTGTATGAGGCAACGAGACTATTTGTGTCCAACCTTCCTTCAAATAAAGCACAAAGGTTTGTGAGCATGGTCCTATATCCAAGATTCAGGGATAACATTGAAGAGAGTGAGGATCACAAGTTGAATTACCATTTGTACATGTCTTTGAAGAAGTGTATATATAAACCCGCTGCGTTCTTTAAAGGTTTCCTTTTCCCGTTAGTTGAAGAGCAGTGCACTGCAAGAGAAGCAATGATTGTCGCTTCTATTCTTAAAAAGTGTTCTATTCCAGTCCAGCATGCTTCTGTGGCTCTTTCATGGTTGCTTCAGAGGGATTTCAGTCCACAGGCCACTGTTTTCATCCGGGTTTTGATAGAGAAAAAATACGCATTGCCATATCAAACTATTGATGATCTCGTGTTCTATTTTATGAAGTTCAGGGTCATCACGGATCAATCGAGCAAGGATGTTATGCTTGACGCAGACGACACATTTGAGAATTCTGAACAacgtaaaataaaagaggCCCCACAACTTCCTGTTGTTTGGCATAAAGCGTTGCTTGCATTTGCACAGAGATATAAGAATGATATTACTGAAGACCAGCGTGATTTCCTAATGGAGGTGATAAGGCAGAGAGGTCATAAAGATATGGGCCCGGAAACTAGAAGAGAGCTTCTTGCAGGCAAGAAAAGGCAAGACATGGAATCACAGAAAAAGGTTAGTGAAGATGACGATATCATGTCGTACTTCTGA
- the HIS7 gene encoding Histidine biosynthesis bifunctional protein hisB (MEROPS:MER0065588~BUSCO:EOG09261NLY), whose amino-acid sequence MTNKVVHVIDAESGNLQSLRNAIEHLGFQVSFIKKGTDPALASAERLILPGVGNFGHVMDQLRKMGFVEPIKAYVASGKPFMGICVGVQALFSGSEESQDTKGLNFLDLQLKKFDEKTKTVPEIGWNKLTVPELNKSGKTMYNLNPAARYYFVHSYAAIVDEAQISDLEKSQGWKLALAQYGEEKFLAAIAKDNIFATQFHPEKSGKAGLKVIRAFLEQEKEVSLDVLPSYLPPGNSGVELKDTRTGLTHRIIACLDVRTNDEGDLVVTKGDQYNVREKKASGGDVRNLGKPVKLAEKYYKQGADEVTFLNITSFRNSPIKDQPMLEVLRQAAKTCFVPLTVGGGIRTVVDPDGTVISALEVATLYFRAGADKVSIGSDAVKAAEEYIARGEKPTGKTPIETISEAYGNQAVVISVDPKRYYVADPAGCKYNMIKTKDKGPNGEEYCYYRVTSQGGRKVHELGAYELCQACEKLGAGEVLLNCIDRDGTNQGYDFELINQIKSAVSIPVIASSGAGKPQDFVDVFNETGADAALGAGMFHRGDYTVLDVKKYMIGHGLNVRMDE is encoded by the coding sequence ATGACAAACAAGGTTGTTCACGTGATTGACGCCGAGAGCGGAAATCTTCAGTCTTTGAGAAATGCAATCGAACATTTGGGATTCCAAGTCAGCTTCATTAAAAAAGGAACAGACCCAGCTTTGGCATCGGCGGAAAGGTTGATCTTGCCCGGAGTGGGAAATTTTGGCCACGTGATGGATCAATTACGCAAGATGGGATTTGTGGAGCCAATTAAAGCTTACGTGGCCTCTGGAAAGCCATTTATGGGAATTTGCGTTGGTGTCCAGGCCTTGTTTAGTGGATCAGAAGAGAGCCAGGATACAAAGGGATTGAACTTTCTCGATTTgcaattgaagaagttcGATGAAAAGACAAAGACGGTGCCGGAAATAGGATGGAATAAGCTTACAGTGCCAGAGTTGAacaaaagtggaaaaacaATGTACAACTTGAATCCTGCCGCCAGGTACTACTTTGTTCACTCTTATGCGGCAATTGTGGATGAAGCACAGATTTCAGACCTAGAAAAGTCGCAAGGTTGGAAATTGGCTTTGGCCCAGTACGGGGAGGAGAAGTTTTTGGCGGCAATTGCCAAAGATAACATTTTTGCTACGCAGTTTCACCCGGAGAAGTCCGGTAAGGCCGGATTAAAGGTCATCAGAGCATTCCTAGagcaggaaaaagaagtcTCACTTGATGTCTTGCCAAGTTACTTGCCTCCTGGAAACTCGGGTGTCGAATTGAAAGACACAAGGACTGGACTAACACACCGTATAATAGCATGCCTAGATGTGCGGACAAACGACGAAGGCGACTTGGTTGTGACCAAGGGAGACCAGTACAATGTgagagagaagaaggcaAGTGGTGGAGATGTTAGAAATCTTGGAAAGCCTGTCAAGTTGGCAGAAAAGTACTACAAGCAGGGTGCGGACGAAGTCACGTTTCTTAACATCACATCCTTTAGAAACTCACCAATCAAAGACCAGCCTATGCTTGAGGTGTTGAGACAGGCTGCCAAGACCTGTTTTGTTCCTCTCACTGTGGGTGGAGGAATCAGGACTGTTGTTGATCCGGATGGAACCGTGATCTCTGCCCTTGAGGTTGCAACTCTATATTTCCGCGCTGGTGCCGATAAAGTTTCGATTGGTTCGGATGCCGTGAAAGCCGCCGAAGAATACATTGCAAGAGGTGAAAAGCCCACCGGAAAGACTCCAATAGAGACGATTTCAGAAGCGTACGGTAACCAGGCAGTGGTCATATCTGTCGATCCTAAAAGATACTACGTGGCAGATCCGGCCGGCTGCAAATACAACATGATAAAGACCAAGGACAAGGGTCCAAATGGGGAAGAATACTGCTATTATCGTGTTACTTCGCAGGGTGGTAGGAAAGTTCACGAGCTGGGTGCATATGAGTTGTGCCAGGCATGCGAAAAGTTGGGTGCAGGGGAAGTTTTGCTCAACTGCATAGACAGAGATGGCACAAACCAAGGCTATGACTTTGAGTTGATCAACCAGATCAAGTCTGCAGTCAGTATTCCTGTTATTGCCTCATCTGGTGCCGGCAAACCGCAGGATTTCGTCGATGTATTTAACGAAACGGGTGCAGATGCAGCTTTGGGAGCCGGAATGTTCCATCGTGGAGACTATACGGTTTTGGACGTGAAGAAATACATGATCGGACACGGGTTAAATGTGCGTATGGACGAGTAA
- the ARO4 gene encoding 3-deoxy-7-phosphoheptulonate synthase has product MSNNERSSTPAPQEYDDLRVVGYDPLIPPELLTQELPLTKDAAFTVIRGRKEASNIINGKDDRLLIIVGPCSLHDPKAALDYAHRLRALAEELKGELCVIMRAYLEKPRTTVGWKGLINDPDLDGTFKINKGLKISRKLFIDLNSLGLPIGSEMLDTTSPQYLSDCLSFGAIGARTTESQLHRELASGLSFPIGFKNGTDGTLSVAIDAVKAASFPHHFMGVTKTGLAAITTTTGNQDCFVILRGGKHGPNYDAKSVAVAKSSLPEGKVLMIDCSHGNSQKNHRNQPIVCKEVARQVSGGEKKVIGVMIESNINEGNQSIPEDKSKLKYGVSITDACVSWETTVSMLKELADAVKARRAKN; this is encoded by the exons ATGAGC AATAACGAACGTTCTTCTACTCCAGCCCCACAGGAATACGACGACTTGAGAGTCGTGGGCTACGACCCGTTAATTCCTCCTGAATTGCTTACCCAGGAGCTCCCACTTACAAAAGACGCAGCTTTTACTGTGATAAGGGGAAGAAAGGAAGCATCGAATATCATCAACGGAAAAGATGACCGTCTGCTTATAATTGTCGGACCATGTTCCTTACACGACCCTAAGGCAGCTTTGGACTACGCTCACAGATTAAGAGCATTGGCAGAGGAGCTCAAAGGAGAGCTTTGTGTGATCATGAGAGCATATCTAGAAAAGCCAAGGACAACTGTTGGCTGGAAGGGTCTTATTAACGATCCAGACTTAGACGGAACTTTCAAGATCAACAAGGGTTTGAAGATCTCCAGAAAGCTGTTCATTGACCTTAACAGTCTTGGTCTTCCTATTGGTAGTGAGATGCTTGACACAACCTCTCCTCAGTACTTGAGCGATTGCTTGTCGTTCGGAGCTATTGGTGCCAGAACAACTGAATCTCAGCTTCACAGAGAGCTTGCCTCTGGTCTCTCCTTCCCTATTGGTTTCAAAAACGGAACTGATGGTACTTTGAGTGTTGCTATTGATGCTGTTAAGGCTGCTTCCTTCCCACACCACTTCATGGGTGTGACGAAAACGGGTCTCGCTGCAATTACGACAACCACTGGTAACCAGGACTGCTTTGTGATTCTCAGAGGAGGAAAGCACGGCCCTAACTACGATGCAAAGTCTGTTGCAGTGGCCAAATCAAGTCTTCCAGAAGGAAAAGTTCTGATGATCGACTGCTCTCATGGTAACTCGCAGAAGAACCACAGAAACCAGCCAATAGTTTGCAAGGAGGTTGCAAGACAGGTTTCTGGTGGTGAGAAGAAGGTGATTGGTGTGATGATTGAGTCTAACATTAACGAGGGTAACCAGTCAATCCCAGAGGACAAGTCCAAGCTGAAATACGGTGTGTCTATCACAGACGCCTGTGTGTCATGGGAGACCACTGTTAGCATGTTGAAGGAGCTAGCTGATGCTGTCAAGGCAAGAAGAGCCAAGAATTGA